In a genomic window of Fibrobacter sp. UWH4:
- the rpsO gene encoding 30S ribosomal protein S15: protein MATITKEKAAEITAKFGANEKDTGNVRVQIALLTEKIKNLTEHAKTHKKDFHSLRGLSMMVSKRKNLLKYYGEKDIIAQRALIKELGLRG from the coding sequence ATGGCTACTATCACTAAAGAAAAGGCTGCAGAAATCACCGCTAAGTTCGGAGCAAACGAAAAGGACACCGGTAACGTCCGCGTTCAGATCGCTCTCCTCACCGAGAAGATCAAGAACCTCACCGAACATGCTAAGACCCACAAGAAGGACTTCCACTCCCTGCGCGGTCTGTCCATGATGGTTTCTAAGCGCAAGAACCTCCTCAAGTACTACGGCGAAAAGGACATTATCGCCCAGCGTGCCTTGATCAAGGAACTCGGTCTGCGCGGCTAA
- the pnp gene encoding polyribonucleotide nucleotidyltransferase → MLDPKEVSVTLPDGRVITFETGRIAKQARGAAVAKMGDAFVLSTVCYGEEKEGDFFPLTVEYREKAYAAGRLPGGYSKREAGRPSDEETLSARIIDRPIRPMFPENFTREVQVIVQVLSADRKFAPDVLGVSAASLSIGLSELPFEQQVAAVRVAVVDGQNIVMPTYEQMACADLDLVVAGTEDSVCMVEGGAYEVSEDTMINAILAGHEAIKLMCKAQQELVDRCAKPKMELKPQHVGEAHEKLLATVKEVVWDELNKDVHSNMVKTDFYPAMADLCAKMLEDERILAIIGKDEEQDPALVADAKAIFSDYERTAMREMILNEDVRLDGRTTTEVRPIEIELGVLPSAHGSAIFQRGETQGLVVCTLGSKADEQRYESLQGEGSKSYMLHYNFPPYCVGECKRLGMSRREIGHGHLAERSLAAVLPLPEDFPYTIRVVSEIQESNGSSSMASVCGGCLSLMDAGVPIKAPVAGVAMGLISEKGSVKEGGKIKILTDITGTEDHLGDMDFKVTGTAEGITAFQMDIKIRGITPELMREALEQARQGRLHILGKMAELGLAAPRPKVSEKAPTMIKMRIPTNKIRDVIGSGGSVIKGMQSQTGCTINIDDDGNIDIAAPSGKAAAVCRRMIEELTAEPEPGRKYKGKVKTIQPFGAFVEILPGRDGLVHISELADHRVDKVEDVVHVGDEVEVLCLGVDPKGKVKLSMKALLPPKPAAEAPAADASTGSATAATEAPAAPEAPAEA, encoded by the coding sequence ATGCTCGACCCGAAGGAAGTGTCCGTAACGCTCCCTGACGGCCGCGTCATCACGTTTGAAACAGGCCGTATCGCCAAGCAGGCACGCGGAGCAGCAGTCGCCAAGATGGGCGATGCATTCGTGCTCTCTACTGTCTGCTACGGCGAAGAAAAAGAAGGCGACTTCTTCCCCCTCACTGTGGAATACCGCGAAAAGGCTTACGCCGCTGGTCGCCTCCCGGGCGGCTACAGCAAGCGCGAAGCCGGTCGTCCCTCTGACGAAGAAACGCTTTCTGCACGTATTATTGACCGCCCGATTCGCCCGATGTTCCCCGAGAACTTCACCCGCGAAGTCCAGGTGATCGTGCAGGTTCTGTCTGCTGACCGCAAGTTTGCACCGGACGTGCTCGGCGTGTCTGCAGCATCCCTTTCTATCGGTCTTTCTGAACTGCCCTTCGAACAGCAGGTTGCCGCCGTACGCGTGGCCGTGGTCGATGGTCAGAACATCGTGATGCCCACCTACGAACAGATGGCCTGCGCCGATCTGGACCTGGTGGTCGCCGGTACCGAAGATTCCGTCTGCATGGTGGAAGGCGGTGCCTACGAAGTGTCCGAAGACACGATGATCAACGCAATTCTCGCCGGTCACGAAGCCATCAAGCTCATGTGCAAGGCCCAACAGGAACTGGTGGACCGCTGCGCTAAGCCCAAGATGGAACTCAAGCCGCAGCACGTTGGCGAAGCCCACGAAAAGCTTCTCGCCACGGTGAAGGAAGTCGTGTGGGACGAACTGAACAAGGACGTCCACTCCAACATGGTGAAGACCGACTTCTATCCGGCTATGGCAGACCTCTGCGCGAAGATGCTGGAAGACGAACGCATTCTTGCCATCATCGGCAAGGACGAAGAACAGGATCCTGCTCTCGTTGCAGACGCTAAGGCAATCTTTAGCGACTACGAACGCACTGCCATGCGCGAAATGATCCTGAACGAAGACGTGCGTCTCGACGGCCGTACGACGACCGAAGTCCGCCCGATCGAAATCGAACTCGGCGTTCTCCCGAGCGCTCACGGTTCTGCGATCTTCCAGCGTGGTGAAACCCAGGGTCTCGTGGTCTGCACGCTCGGCTCCAAGGCCGACGAACAGCGCTACGAAAGCCTGCAGGGCGAAGGCTCCAAGAGCTACATGCTGCATTACAACTTCCCGCCGTACTGCGTGGGTGAATGCAAGCGCCTCGGCATGAGCCGCCGCGAAATCGGTCACGGCCACCTGGCTGAACGCTCTCTCGCTGCCGTTCTTCCGCTGCCGGAAGACTTCCCGTACACCATCCGCGTGGTTTCCGAAATTCAGGAATCCAACGGTTCTTCTTCCATGGCCTCTGTTTGCGGTGGCTGCCTCAGCTTGATGGACGCTGGCGTTCCTATCAAGGCTCCGGTCGCAGGTGTCGCCATGGGCCTCATCTCCGAAAAGGGTTCCGTCAAGGAAGGCGGCAAGATCAAGATCTTGACCGACATCACCGGTACGGAAGACCACCTCGGCGATATGGACTTCAAGGTGACGGGTACTGCCGAAGGTATCACTGCCTTCCAGATGGATATCAAGATCCGCGGCATTACGCCGGAACTCATGCGCGAAGCTCTGGAACAGGCTCGTCAGGGCCGCCTGCACATCCTCGGCAAGATGGCTGAGCTGGGCCTCGCCGCTCCGCGTCCGAAGGTTTCCGAGAAGGCTCCGACCATGATCAAGATGCGCATCCCGACCAACAAGATTCGCGACGTCATCGGTTCCGGTGGCTCCGTGATCAAGGGCATGCAGTCTCAGACGGGTTGCACCATCAACATCGACGACGATGGCAACATCGACATTGCCGCCCCGAGTGGCAAGGCCGCTGCAGTCTGCCGCCGCATGATCGAGGAACTCACTGCCGAACCCGAACCGGGCCGCAAGTACAAGGGCAAGGTCAAGACGATCCAGCCGTTTGGCGCATTCGTCGAAATCCTCCCGGGTCGCGACGGCCTCGTGCACATCTCCGAACTTGCCGACCACCGCGTCGATAAGGTCGAAGACGTCGTTCACGTCGGTGACGAAGTCGAAGTGCTCTGCCTCGGTGTCGACCCGAAGGGCAAGGTGAAGCTTTCCATGAAGGCGCTCCTCCCTCCGAAGCCCGCAGCAGAAGCTCCGGCCGCTGATGCTTCGACAGGCTCAGCAACCGCCGCTACTGAAGCTCCGGCTGCACCTGAAGCACCGGCTGAAGCCTAA
- a CDS encoding HD-GYP domain-containing protein — protein MGSICLPLFTFDAGISICKIRLPHWCYDLLTIVVFAVFVLSQTVGFSDIYYKSIKFIYTNGVGNFTAVYGIGHDIFNCMMVGFVLINVSLIVYAFIKRRNVSFNSLIALSSIEVVSILSFFISRFVESDTLVMPAVYVFDQFALLYICFWVKRYDVEQIISHVLETQNTDSYVLITTNNKFLGCNAVAYKTFPDLKKCRIDHSMPDNTKLNHLLVSWIKEISQDKIIIEKKFESDGRYYKIKLRQIPLTRAKKINLFKIEDETSIHNYINMLGSNNVRLEMMLKENDSQIRSIQEQMLIGMAHMVENRDSNTGSHIKRTSKVVSILVDYLRKDKSLGFSEFFFDSLVSAAPMHDIGKIAIEDRILRKPGRFTPQEYEEMKSHPEKGAMIVENLLTSIESPDFVKIASNVARYHHERFDGFGYPHKLKGNHIPFEARVMAVADVYDALVSKRCYKAEMSFDDAYTIIIEGMGTQFDPSLKDCFIACRSKLEEYYGSLKEDEA, from the coding sequence GTGGGATCGATATGCCTCCCGCTATTTACTTTCGACGCAGGTATATCCATCTGCAAAATCCGACTCCCCCATTGGTGCTATGACTTGCTAACCATCGTGGTTTTTGCGGTATTCGTATTATCGCAGACAGTCGGTTTTAGCGACATCTATTACAAGTCTATCAAGTTCATCTATACCAACGGCGTAGGAAACTTTACCGCGGTCTATGGCATAGGCCACGACATATTCAACTGCATGATGGTCGGTTTCGTCTTAATCAACGTGAGCCTTATCGTCTATGCTTTCATCAAAAGAAGGAACGTTTCCTTCAACAGCTTGATTGCGCTTTCTTCGATTGAAGTCGTGTCGATCCTTTCGTTCTTCATTTCCCGTTTTGTCGAAAGCGATACGCTGGTCATGCCCGCCGTCTACGTATTTGACCAATTCGCCCTCCTGTACATCTGTTTCTGGGTCAAACGCTACGATGTTGAACAAATTATTTCCCATGTTTTGGAAACCCAGAACACCGACAGCTATGTCCTGATTACGACAAACAACAAATTTCTCGGTTGCAACGCAGTGGCTTACAAGACCTTCCCCGACCTTAAAAAATGCCGGATAGACCACTCGATGCCCGACAATACGAAACTCAACCACCTTCTCGTTTCATGGATCAAGGAAATTTCTCAAGACAAGATTATCATCGAGAAAAAATTCGAAAGCGACGGAAGATACTACAAAATCAAGTTGAGACAGATTCCGCTTACCCGCGCCAAGAAAATCAACCTGTTCAAGATTGAAGACGAAACCAGCATCCACAATTACATCAATATGCTGGGTTCAAACAATGTCCGTCTGGAAATGATGCTGAAGGAGAACGACTCTCAAATCCGCTCAATCCAGGAACAAATGCTTATCGGCATGGCCCACATGGTCGAAAACCGTGATAGCAATACCGGTAGCCATATCAAGCGTACAAGCAAGGTCGTTTCTATCTTGGTGGACTACCTGCGCAAAGACAAGAGTCTCGGTTTCTCTGAGTTTTTCTTCGACAGTCTGGTTTCTGCAGCCCCGATGCATGACATCGGTAAAATCGCTATCGAAGACCGCATCCTGAGAAAGCCCGGTCGATTTACCCCGCAGGAATACGAAGAAATGAAGAGCCACCCCGAAAAGGGCGCCATGATCGTAGAAAACCTGCTTACCTCTATAGAATCTCCCGACTTTGTCAAGATTGCAAGCAATGTAGCTCGTTACCACCACGAACGCTTCGATGGATTTGGGTACCCGCATAAACTCAAGGGAAACCATATTCCATTCGAAGCCCGCGTCATGGCAGTCGCCGACGTCTACGATGCGCTAGTCAGCAAGCGCTGCTACAAGGCCGAGATGTCTTTTGATGACGCCTATACGATTATCATCGAAGGTATGGGCACCCAATTCGATCCTTCGCTCAAGGATTGCTTTATCGCCTGCCGTTCCAAGTTAGAAGAATACTACGGCAGCCTGAAAGAAGACGAAGCATAG
- a CDS encoding FISUMP domain-containing protein yields MLKKLTNLIFGATLFLGFTACGDDDSGFHISSASSINNLPDCSRENAGDRYFVESKDAVYACNQGKWVDERDLDEDEYSSSSDSTDLSAGSNSKKGSSSSKNPSSSNDESSDTSNSSGNTSLSKNSSSSEASSSNNESSSSSEEDTPGLVIQGRYEGFYSHEVATNVYARLLDNKLDYVDSTIEYKGTMDTTTNKFIIRGIPEDAEFLEIEIIRNNTTNSTIRSYVYQYGIVNVKKDTSLFINPPFSAIQGRIKSLVREQGLSFVNAKHQAETELQKAFGLDEKFHDVDKFSVAGTSDTDKLWATAITYFIASDMDFGSRYFDSESFVKNGVVEFDEDAAGELFSDMYRCSGRCCSGFCYWASDISEQLEYLLDVLSSRGTCEASREGEVYSFKISKDYDYLFYVTCAKTQWNESTTIEKYTYQWDKPCTQGDYKKGNVTDNVYFCQNGSWFNAVSWNLDIPRDYRLNPTIDYGELVDERDGKTYKTVKIGNKTWMAQNLDFRGYKTGYEQDSSIVANMKGRNRVCYKDSTKYCDVCGGMYNWQAAMNLNGAAVNYDSASIAALIQKEHQGICPEGWHIPTMLEFKNIVVDKYGVPLDSNGHALRSRYGWGTNMEDAYGFSALPCGRHWYAWNISGYAFGDAGRQAYFLAYEGIRETEVRVQSSGFPKMMIYTQDHSADYHFSIRCVKND; encoded by the coding sequence ATGCTGAAAAAACTTACAAATTTAATTTTCGGAGCCACTCTCTTCTTAGGGTTCACCGCTTGCGGTGACGATGACTCGGGGTTTCACATTTCATCGGCATCCTCTATAAACAACCTACCCGATTGCTCGCGTGAAAATGCAGGTGATCGCTACTTTGTCGAAAGCAAGGACGCCGTTTACGCGTGCAATCAGGGGAAATGGGTTGATGAACGCGATCTGGATGAAGACGAGTACAGTTCGTCTTCGGACAGTACGGATCTGAGTGCAGGTTCCAATTCGAAAAAAGGCAGTTCCTCATCGAAGAATCCTTCTTCTAGTAATGACGAAAGCTCAGATACATCCAATTCTTCGGGAAACACCTCTTTGTCGAAGAATTCCTCGTCATCTGAAGCATCTTCTTCGAACAATGAATCTTCTTCATCTTCGGAAGAAGATACCCCCGGTTTGGTAATCCAGGGAAGATACGAAGGGTTCTATTCTCATGAAGTAGCCACCAATGTTTATGCCCGACTTTTGGACAATAAGTTGGATTATGTGGATTCAACAATTGAATACAAGGGGACTATGGATACTACCACGAACAAGTTCATTATTCGTGGAATTCCAGAAGATGCTGAATTCTTGGAAATCGAGATTATCCGCAACAACACCACGAATTCGACAATCAGGTCTTATGTCTACCAATACGGCATTGTCAATGTGAAAAAAGATACGTCTTTATTTATAAATCCGCCGTTCAGCGCAATTCAGGGCAGAATCAAGTCCTTGGTCAGGGAACAGGGCCTTTCGTTTGTCAACGCGAAACACCAGGCCGAAACGGAGCTGCAGAAGGCTTTCGGTCTCGACGAAAAATTCCATGACGTGGATAAATTCAGCGTCGCCGGGACGTCGGATACGGACAAGCTGTGGGCGACGGCGATAACCTACTTTATCGCATCGGATATGGATTTTGGTTCAAGGTATTTTGACTCGGAATCGTTTGTGAAAAACGGTGTCGTGGAGTTCGATGAAGATGCTGCCGGTGAGCTGTTTTCCGATATGTACCGTTGCTCGGGCCGCTGCTGCAGCGGATTCTGTTATTGGGCCTCGGATATTAGCGAGCAGCTGGAATATTTATTGGATGTTCTCTCGAGTCGAGGTACATGTGAAGCCTCCCGTGAAGGTGAAGTCTATTCGTTCAAGATTTCAAAAGATTACGACTATCTCTTTTATGTAACATGCGCCAAAACGCAATGGAATGAATCGACAACTATCGAAAAGTATACTTACCAGTGGGATAAGCCCTGTACACAAGGAGATTACAAAAAGGGCAATGTCACCGACAATGTGTATTTCTGCCAAAACGGATCGTGGTTCAATGCGGTTTCATGGAATCTTGATATTCCCAGAGATTACCGCCTGAACCCGACTATCGATTACGGAGAACTGGTGGATGAACGCGACGGGAAAACATACAAAACCGTGAAAATCGGGAACAAGACCTGGATGGCGCAGAACCTCGATTTCCGTGGATACAAGACGGGTTATGAACAAGACTCTAGCATTGTTGCGAATATGAAAGGCCGGAATAGAGTTTGCTACAAGGATAGTACAAAGTATTGCGATGTGTGCGGAGGCATGTACAACTGGCAGGCTGCCATGAACTTGAACGGAGCTGCGGTGAATTACGACTCCGCATCTATTGCAGCCTTAATCCAGAAAGAGCACCAGGGAATTTGTCCCGAAGGCTGGCATATCCCGACGATGCTTGAATTCAAGAATATCGTGGTTGACAAGTACGGCGTACCGCTCGACAGTAACGGACATGCTCTCAGATCCCGTTATGGGTGGGGTACCAATATGGAAGACGCCTATGGATTTTCTGCACTGCCTTGCGGCAGGCATTGGTATGCATGGAACATATCGGGCTATGCGTTCGGTGATGCCGGACGCCAGGCTTATTTCCTTGCTTACGAGGGAATCCGGGAAACCGAGGTCAGGGTTCAATCTAGCGGATTTCCCAAAATGATGATTTACACTCAGGACCATTCTGCCGACTACCATTTCTCTATCCGTTGCGTAAAAAACGACTAA
- the ispG gene encoding (E)-4-hydroxy-3-methylbut-2-enyl-diphosphate synthase, with protein sequence MTKFSEFPYVADRFNAVRRETVQVRVGGALIGGNAPILVQSMTTTKPKDVEKTVAETLALAKVGCGLVRITAPTFADAAALEEVMKQVRAAGCTVPVSADIHFQPKAAFEALKWVEKVRINPGNFVDTGILTLDQQTDKSFDEGKEKVAEAFTPFVQEAKRLGRAIRIGVNHGSLSARMIYRYGDTVEGMVESAMEYLAVCEAEHFDQVVLSLKSSNPRVAIAAYRMLAARIKQEGFKPYPFHVGVTEAGAGADGRLKSAAGIGALLLDGLADTIRVSLTEDPVAEVPVAQELIKACALPAAPTAYNVPILEKDPYHYERRATTPVAVSGVEIGGSHPVKVGVKADAIALTGERRNAEFALPNLNEKPIVEFKDAMDIAGFAQNPAAVPAGSVFCYTGAEMVSGVRALAAALDAAGRKDPILLYAKIGDTEKETLRVSADIGSLVTDGLGDAVVIDGYKGAKECVLLAFDILQAAYCRRSKTNFISCPSCGRTLYDIQQVMGKIKARFGHLSDISIGIMGCIVNGPGEMADADFGYVGGGPGRITLFEGKTAVKKNIPEEDAIEELVNLIKERGRWQEP encoded by the coding sequence ATGACGAAGTTTAGCGAATTCCCGTACGTTGCCGACCGCTTCAATGCAGTCCGCAGGGAAACTGTACAAGTCCGCGTTGGCGGCGCACTTATCGGGGGCAATGCCCCCATTTTAGTTCAGTCCATGACCACCACCAAGCCGAAGGACGTCGAGAAGACGGTGGCGGAAACTTTAGCGCTTGCCAAGGTGGGCTGTGGCCTGGTTCGCATTACCGCTCCGACATTTGCTGATGCTGCAGCACTTGAAGAAGTGATGAAACAGGTGCGAGCAGCCGGCTGCACCGTTCCGGTATCTGCCGATATCCACTTCCAGCCGAAGGCCGCTTTCGAAGCCCTCAAGTGGGTCGAGAAAGTCCGCATCAATCCGGGTAACTTTGTAGACACCGGCATTTTGACGCTCGACCAGCAGACGGACAAATCTTTTGACGAGGGCAAGGAAAAGGTGGCAGAAGCCTTTACGCCGTTCGTGCAGGAGGCCAAGCGCCTGGGACGCGCCATCCGCATCGGCGTGAACCACGGTTCGCTCTCTGCCCGCATGATTTACCGCTACGGCGATACGGTGGAGGGCATGGTGGAAAGCGCCATGGAATACCTGGCCGTGTGCGAAGCTGAACATTTTGACCAGGTGGTCCTCAGCCTCAAGAGCAGCAACCCGCGCGTGGCGATTGCCGCCTACCGTATGCTCGCCGCGCGAATCAAGCAGGAAGGCTTTAAGCCGTACCCGTTCCACGTAGGTGTCACGGAAGCGGGCGCGGGTGCCGACGGACGCTTGAAGTCTGCAGCTGGCATCGGCGCCTTGTTGCTCGATGGCCTTGCAGACACCATCCGCGTATCGCTCACCGAAGATCCGGTGGCCGAAGTCCCTGTGGCACAGGAACTCATCAAGGCCTGCGCGTTGCCTGCTGCGCCGACGGCATACAACGTGCCGATTCTTGAAAAGGACCCGTACCATTACGAACGCAGAGCGACGACGCCCGTCGCTGTTTCCGGCGTGGAAATTGGTGGTTCTCATCCGGTGAAGGTCGGCGTGAAGGCCGATGCAATTGCACTCACGGGCGAACGCCGCAATGCAGAATTCGCGCTCCCCAACTTGAACGAAAAGCCGATTGTGGAATTCAAGGACGCCATGGATATCGCGGGCTTTGCCCAGAATCCGGCAGCGGTACCGGCAGGTTCCGTGTTCTGCTACACGGGAGCCGAAATGGTTTCCGGCGTGCGCGCCCTTGCTGCTGCACTTGATGCAGCAGGTCGCAAAGACCCGATTTTGCTTTACGCCAAAATCGGCGACACCGAAAAGGAAACCCTCCGCGTCTCTGCCGATATCGGAAGCCTCGTGACGGACGGTCTTGGCGATGCCGTCGTGATTGACGGCTACAAGGGCGCGAAGGAATGCGTGCTCCTTGCATTCGATATTCTGCAGGCCGCCTACTGCCGCCGCAGCAAGACGAACTTTATCAGCTGCCCCAGCTGCGGCCGCACCTTGTACGACATCCAGCAGGTCATGGGCAAGATCAAGGCCCGCTTCGGCCACCTCTCCGACATTTCCATCGGCATCATGGGCTGCATCGTGAACGGCCCAGGCGAAATGGCGGACGCCGACTTCGGGTACGTGGGCGGTGGCCCCGGCCGCATTACCTTGTTCGAGGGCAAGACGGCAGTCAAGAAGAACATTCCCGAAGAGGACGCCATCGAGGAACTCGTGAATTTGATCAAGGAAAGAGGCCGCTGGCAAGAACCCTAA